In the genome of Vespa crabro chromosome 1, iyVesCrab1.2, whole genome shotgun sequence, the window AAAAAGAATCGCATAAACCGTTTTCTTGGGAAATACCATTTGTATGAGGTTCTTCTGAAATTTCTGTTGTTTCCAGACTCAGACGAGTATTAATATCTAAAACATCTGTTAGAcaactttcatttttatctttaattttgcTTTTTGTAGTTTCGGTGTCGTTCGTTTCCGTATCACCTTCTACTCTGACACATTCCATTTCtcaagaaatgaatttttttatctttaaatacaACTCAAAGGACAAAGTGTGTGGCAAAGTTCCAGCCACTGTCCCtggagaaatatatttttttagtgATCACCTATAGAATATATTGGTATGACatgagaattttttaattgatcactatattttcaatcgaattttcattattgttattactttcgtggcattatcgtaattttcttatcttaaaTTAGAGAAGATCGACAGAACCGCTCTACAACTGTCACCATATTGGATTTTCTGTGGTAACTGTTTAAGGTACTATTACATACGGTTAACGTTTCGCACTTATTTGGCGCTCGAAAAAATGCTTTTGTAAATCAACCAATATCatgttatatacttttatccaatctaacaatttcaattaattatttaagatctttaattacaatttttctttctttattctttaacATCAACCTTAATATTCTTCCAAATCGTAATacacttattttatttcgtattatatGACTTTAAGAATGATTTGCTCGAAGATgacattttttaatgattccAACTTGAAGGATACATTTGTGTATCTATGTTAAAAGTAATACACGACTATGTGTAATAGTTATTTGACATTTctattcatgttaaaaatgcatcaataatgatatgaaaatgtaaatatcattagtgaaaatatataacaaagaattgtaaaaatgtattaataaattctgATTACTGAGTTTTATTGaacttgtaaaatatttaaattatttgaattatttcaaatattatgtAAGTTGCGATATTGTCCTCCAGATGTCTTATTGGCTTTCCTAAATAACTACATCAATAAAATAAGGTATAGCCAACTGTAATATATACAGTTCATGTATCATCGAAATGTCGTGAGTATTGCTATAAAGCTAGAAGCGGGATATTTggcaaatatataatatatcgataatatactAGGTAAATCTAGTATTTCATCTATTAAGTGTTTTCTAAGAAATAAAGCATCTTTCGACAAAATTAATAgcgattttttttaaactttaatCATGTCCGACGAAAAGAAGGTAACGTTTTATAACCTGCAAAAATAATACTGTTTACAGTGCATAAGGTTAAGCAgttttttgaaaaatcgttttttcttaTAGGAGACTAAAACAGAATCAGagcatataaatttaaaagtttTAGGCCAGGATAATGCAGTAGTACAGTTTAAAATTAAGAAGCATACACCTCttcgaaaattaatgaatgCTTATTGTGATCGTGTAGTAagttaaatcttttatatactatattgttcctttttattatttatatattgtgttACAATAaagtgatatttttattatcttataggGCTTGGCAATAGCGGCAGTAAGATTTAGATTTGATGGACAGCCTATAAATGAGTTGGATACACCAACGAGTCTTGAAATGGAAGAAGGAGATACAATAGAAGTTTATCAACAACAAACAGGGGGAACGTGTTGAGGttgagaatatattaatacaccACAGAAAAGTTTACAAACGgactaaaagaaaatttattgttcCAGTGTATATCTTTCATAAGAGATGTTAGTGCTATCTTTTTGCATATGACCGTCTTGGTCATGTGCTTCTTATTAAAGTGTGCTAAGGCGgtaaatacattatatttcttttctaatatttttggtatgttttcttatttacaaataaatattagccTGTTGCTTGAACTTTTTGATCGTGTACTTCaagataaaaaatgttattctcTATAGTGTCTTAAAGGTTCATTAATTGTCACACACATTTAATATGTTAGAATATTGAATGAGCGACTGTTTTacaattatttgataatataaaaacaactTTTTTAAGTGTAGATTGTATAACATGTTGAAAAAACACAATGTTATATACCATTATGTAAGCAGACATAAGTTTCTATGAGGCAGAAGTCTTTGTATATGTGAacattttcaagaaaattctCTACAGTGTAATAATAtacgttttaaataataaatttttatttgtaaatattctgTTTCTGTATTTGCAAGATATACAGGAACACACAACtacatgaatattattttaatatctgaAAATATCTTACATTAAGGTCTTTAAACGTCCTttgcattttataattaaatgttttgtgaaattaatgttattttataaatcaacaAGAATAAACTctgtattatcttttttataaatattttcttttgctatTTAATATAACACCTTATCAATTtccttataataatatttatgtaatattatacagaatataaataatcatattatctttaaagATCAACATTCGCCTATGTCTATCATAGTATAGTATTCGATATGATTATgcgataacaatattttgaTTATGTATACGAATCAAtaaggaagtaaaaaagaatttgtcaaattgaaagaaaataattaattcaattattgttttttattttaatcttgatgtcgataataaaatactatgcaaatatatataatagatttgaAATATGGTCGCGCATAGTAAACGTTTGTAACTGTAGATAGCGCAACAAATCCTATTTGCATTGATGTACGGTAcgcgattattttcattttaaatcatatatatatacatatatataataataaaatcatactATTAATTTCgtacgaataatattatcaattttgcACATTGTTTTGgtgtttgaaaaaataaattttatttgatagaattaacgaaagatatagaaaagtaCTAACATTCCTTTAccgtatgtattatattcttaattttcttatatatatatatatatatatatatatatatatatatatatatatatatatatatatatatatatatattgtacgatTCTTCTCTAGAtagttctattttattttacagttACAGTTAATAAGTGTGaattcgataatatagatagataacaCACAAAAGATATTGAAAGGGTGGATGtattctttctcactcataCAAAGAATTATTTACGAACCGgtatataaagtttttttcGGACATCGATAGATTCGTAGAATGTTAATACTCTtggatttaaattaatatattatatcatgttTGCAAATATACAACCAAATGTGGTAGAGCCTATGCAAGTTGATGTTCCGGCAGAAGATAATGACAATGCCGAAGAAGAACCATATATCGTTGAAAATCCAACATTGGTACGTACCAACAATACGAATAAccttaaaaatatacattgagattttatttatttattttctttttttttctcatttcaaatataatcattggtaaaagataaattgaaaatgtaattcttttttgcaacttccttttttgtaatttttatttcccattaaaaatttttattttgcctatattaataaataaaattctttaatatatatatatatatatatatatatatatatatatatatatatatatatatatatatatatatatatatatattaattctatcGTATTGATaggaattatataattattttcaggaTTTGGAAGTTTATGCCAATAGTTATACCGGTCTTGCCAAATTATATAGGCTCATGTATATAGCAGACCATTGTCCTATGTTAAGAGTAGAAGCATTGAAGATGGCAATTGCTTATGTGATGACTACTTATAATGTTAATCtttatacaaatttacataaaaagcTTCTTCAATGTACTGGTTCCTCTGGATTACCAGACATTGCGGCACAATCAACTTCTCAAGATATGCTAACAATAGATCAAATGTGGCTAGAATCACGTACTAAAAAGGCCGctttaaaattagaaaaatttgataCAGATCtcaaaaattacaaaagtaATTCAATCAAAGAAAGCATAAGAAGAGGTCATGATGATTTAGGTGATCATTACTTAGATTGTGGTGATCTTGTCAATGCTTTAAAATGTTATTCTAGAGCACGAGATTATTGTACCAGTGGCAAGCATGTTGTTAATATGTGCTTGAATGTAATTAAGGTTTCagtttatttacaaaattggTCGCACGTGCTTAGCTATGTAACTAAGGCTGAAAGTACACCAGATTTTCCAGATCTTCACAGCAAAGACAACAATCAGgctataattacaaaattaaaggTTGCAGCTGGATTAGCAGAATTAGCTACAAGACAATACAAAATGGCTGCAAGACATTTTCTTCAGGCATCATTAGATCATTGTGACTGTCCAGATTTACTTTCACCTGGAAATGTAGCACTTTATGGAGGCCTTTGTGCATTGGCTACTTTTGATAGACACGAGTTACAAAAACAAGTTATATTTAGTAGttcattcaaattatttctaGAACTGGAACCACAACTAagagatattattttcaaattttatgaaTCAAAATATGCGTCTTGTTTAAAATTACTCGATGAGATAAAGGATAATATACTTctagatatttatatagcaCCACATGTAAATGTTTTGTACACACAAATCCGAAATAGAGCATTGATCCAATACTTTAGTCCATATTTAAGTGCTGACATGAGACGAATGGCAACTGCATTTAATAGAACAGTCCCAGAATTAGAAGATGAATTAATGCAACTTATTCTTGATGGACAAATTCAAGCTCGTATTGATTCTCACAATaaggtaatattatttaataaaaattttggcTTAATGAggtgttataatttttattgaattttatttcagatTTTATATGCGAAAGATGTTGATCAACGGAGTACAACGTTTGAAAAATCTATTGGTGTTGGTAAAGAATATCAGAGACGTACACGCATGTTAATTTTGAGAGCAGCtatgttaaaaaaacaaattcatgTAAAggtacaaataataatcctcCTTCTGTttattacttaatattattaatatttgttaataatattattttttcaatatgcaTAATAATGAGGAATTTGTTTGTATAGAGTCCACAGCGTGATAATACGCAAGGAGGAGAAATGTCAGTAGCACCTGCAAATAGCAGTTTAgctcaaagaaattgaaatactCTATACGTTCAGATCTTGATTGGTTTACTTCTATATccatattgaatttttctgGTCAGCTAAGATATAATGTaatttgttatagttatattcaatgattttatgcCAGTGTACctcaattttcaaaataaagaatgtatataagtaacatgatattatatatatgtatatatacatatatatatatacatacatacatatatatatgtgtattccaaaaaaatatcagtattatttattaacacactatctatttgtttttaatgtgtatatctatttatttatattaaatataactaaTTCGTCTTAGTGTAccttttgtacttttttctatcataaataaaaattaatgtaatagATAGTGTCTTGTTTTATAATGctagattatttaattaaaaataaagatataatctaaatattaaaaataatacttttcggCATTTTGCGTTATGTtacatttttgtaaataatgtttatttacaattagtGAAAGAACCAATCAGAGAAGAGAACGTTCCTTATCTTGAATATACTATTGAGACATATCGAGATATCGAAACATATTACATGACTTCTAGCTTTGTAACACGTGTGAGTTAAgagtaaattattaaaaaagaatttattattttttatcaacggtaattacatttattaaaccATGTCGACCATACTTGATAGTTCTTCTTTCGATGATGACATTAAATCAaagaaagatgataacgaATTACGAGAATTCTTAACGATTCAAGAAGAAACGGCACGGTTTAATGCACAGGTAATTAGAAAAGtaattacgtatattataggacacaattatttcatttaatatgatatttaaatgaaactaTAATATCCGTAAAATTACATTTaccttttttacattattaatattttataaaatcagtCCTTCatgtttttcaattaaaaggTTATGTCATATATGCTtgcattaatttttaatggtGTTTTTTTAGATTCAcgaatttaatgaattatgTTGGGATAAATGTGTTGATAAACCAGGAAATAAATTGGATAGTCGAACAGAAACGTGTTTACATAATTGTGTGGATAGATTCATTGACGTTTCATTACTTATTACTTCCCGTTTTGCTCAATTGTTACAGAAATCAGGAGGAATATAGAATGTATATTAttcgtacatatttatatttatatataaattcaaataataaggTCACTTAATTTATATGCAATTGTATTTTggatatacaatacatatttCAACAACTTTGcttatgtaaaatttttcattgatgTATATGTAGGACTCTGTTATTATTaggttattaaaattattactaaaAAACAAGGACAATTTATggtagtaatatatatataacttgaaTAGTAAGGACATATTATATTGCATAAATTAATGCAATATACCTTATACAACATGACATGAATTTGTTTCATATATAGAGatgtaatatttacaaataattaaaaaaatagaacttAGTGGCATATAAaactttttgttatattacaatgtttatattacaataaatgcATATTGTGCAATTAACATATTTTAAGTAATACAATTACACTGATAAACCTAtacgtattttatttaatatgatattagATTATTgaaatcatatacatataggtcTTTGAGGAAGGCACATGTTATAAAATGAATCTTTTCTCCAAAAATCTTTGGTTTTCCATCCACACCATCCTTTGTTTATTACTGTACTTATCTTTTCAGGACCAGTATAATGTGGatctaaaattaaaaactttaCTTCTCCAGAtgattcattataatttactCCTAAAATTGTGTGAGCTAATACTCCACCAcctatgaaaaaagaaatacaaattttaatttaattgaaatgattgaattaattatttattaccaaTCTTACCAATCATAATTGGTGTTCCTTGTGTATCAAAATGATGTGCGAGATCCGAAACTAAAATCGATACTTCCTCTCCGTTCGAAgcacataatatttttatattaattccaAGGAGAGTTTCTAATATAAAACCTACTTCGGTTGATCCAATCCATTGTTTACTACCTATGAAATTAAATGGTTTATCACCTATTTCAACTAAGcacttttgtatttctttgtGAGATGGTATTGGTATGTTGGTATACCCTTGTAAtctataatgtataaatataactaaATTGCATcatagtatattattatacatattgcattagtatatttttatagaaacttGTTTAATATCTTACCTATACCAAGATATAATAGTTTGAAGAGATCTATAAGCACATCCCCATCCATTATCATCAAATTCATTTTGCATATAATGATGGTAAGAATATAATCCATACACAATACTTGATTTACCatcttaatgataaaattaatatttgtaatattatattctttttatagagTAAATGctttaattataaagaaaaagttatggTCATACCTGTAATGCTTGGAATAGACTCGTGGGGATTTATAAGCATATCGCTGTTTTGTACATCGTTAAAGAATTGCACACTGTTCATACGCCGGAAGTAAGGTCTTGTTAAATCTAATGCCAATGTTGTGTGTAATTGCTTTAAGCATGAagctaaaaagaagaagtaatacTGTATACTTTTGTATtggattactttttatatatatatttttttttttttttatataaattaacttACTCATGTTATCGTCATCCCATCCATTTATATAAGGCACTGTTAATAAATGTCCAAGTATTCGTGGTTTAAAATAGAACCATTCCAATGGGATTACATAATCCGTGCAGATATAAGGATTAGATTTCCAAAACATTATTACAATGTTTATGTATTGACATATAGATTTGACTAATGctttatataattctatagAAGTTACATCATGATTAACTAAAACTAatctatcaatattaaaagtatattcTATACTGTCAAATGCATCTGTAATATACaaagaaaacatttaattaatagtatattgatataaaatatataaatatatttttatagcaAAGTGTTACTTACATTTTGCTTGATGCAATACTGGAGCATGTTTACATGCAGTGTTAGGTTCTCTTTtagatatttgtaataatacatTTGCATATATTGCGTTctagaaaacaaatattaaaaagtattatttagtataaaagtaaatagattatataaagacataataaaattttcaatatattctaTACTAACTATATTATGTACAGATCCACTATTCGTCCTTAGAACATTAAGAAGTTCCTTGAGTTGCGCATTTTCcacatcaccatcatcattattactaaAAAGGTAGATCTTCTTCGACGGAAAGTAAAATGCTACTTTTCCGGATGAAatcttatttcaataatagtataattatttcgaaataataataattatcaacgtcttataaaaatatattaaatgataattaatatttttaaatggaacTTACttgttcattaatttttttcagtgtatccaatattttatcattttcaccAATTAACGGTATACCTAATTGTATTCTAACATATGCAAATTgttctttaaatttattttcattaattatctcaatattattaaatttttctaattcacCATTGTTATAAGAATACCATTCTACATTTGTATTATCcaggaaatattttaaaactaCTCCATGAttcttaatagaaataaattacgaTCGTTTAAAACAACActtgtaagaaaataatatattactgaaattatattttgcttACTTTGATTGCCTCAGGAATGTTCCCATCACTTTCTCTGATGTATAATATTCCACAAGGATCTAGATTTGTAGGTAAAAAACTTTCAAATGACAGAGTATTAAAAGTATCATCACTATCATTATCAATactaaatgttattattgctaatgtatcattatattttattccataTAAATGACCTGTAGCTGCAGTAATTACATTTTCTAATCTCTAAAAATAATgcattgtaaataattatttgtaaaatatatatatacacacacatatatatataggcttTTTATATTACCTCTATGATGTTAGATAAAATCTGTAATTTCGGCTGCATTTTTGTAAACAAAATTACAAGAATGATATTGGCTAAAAATgtgtaataattttcaaatcaaCCTTCCGTATGGAATGTTCATAAGTTGAAACATAGTAACTTTTTGGACGTGCATTCGCGAATTTAGATTACGTTTCCATAAGACGTTAACTAACAGGTGTTAGAAATGATCGGAAcaagaatttaaagaaatcttTACAAGGTATTCTGTCAATtggataattaaaattgtatcaATCGTTTTCTGTGCTCTctaaatataatgttttaaaaaatgGATCCGCTTATTCTCTAATGAGAAAAACTATGCAACGCCATCTAACGGTCTGCCAACTAACTAAGATCATTTAAATGACAGAGCGTCGATAAGAAGAAATTAcagatttcattgatttcaaaattctgtagatttttaaattatctttatcatgaTGAATCGCATGATTGAATCgaacaaaatattttgataataaaatgaataaaataaagaaaaaaataatttaacaaacTCAATTTGTTTAATCGACGTATGAATTCTAatttaagtaattaaaaaaagaaaaagaaaaaaagaaatcaaaaggttacatttttcttattgaaaattCAAGTAAATTTCGTTGAATAGATTCAAATAGATTCAAGTTCAAATAGATTTTTGTTGAATCATTTccaatttataaatacattttttataaaattagtataataatttttttttatatatcgtagAGATATTATTACGTTGCCAGAGTTATCACAAAACTAAATATGAAATTCGTTTAAATCCATAGGTATATCGCTATATCATAATGTACACGAGATATTTCGCAACTTGATGGCGGTCAATTGTAAATTCGATCGGTCCCTGGCGTTCacctataatttttctatactgACAAAATAACATCAGCACGAAAGATAAACTTGTGATAAAATTCGtggtgtatatatgtaaaacgaGAGTTTTAATCAAATTGATACGAATACAATGGCCAAcaaagagatataaataaactttggcaataatatcgatgagatAACGATGATTTGCAatcgaacgaagaagaaaaaaaaagaggttgATGAgtgttttattctatttaatttgtatCTACGcattttttatagttaaaaaaaaacaaattcgacgatatttttttatacaaatataaaatggtATTGGAAAGAAGCAGGTGTTTGTTATTTCGTTTAAGGTAtattaagaaacaaaaacaacaacaaaaaaaaaacaaaataaaagaaaagaagagaaaagaaaaataaagttccggcagatttaagaaaataaaaggctTCCATTATATGAATAACACGAAACGTGACGTTTCAAgtaattttcttctatttttatagaaaacacCATTATTAACGTCGGCATTATGTCGAGATATTCTTGAGATACAACTAGAGAATGTTTTGATAATGGtcagttctttctttcttcctttctctctctctctttttccctcctttcAGAATTTTCTTCAAATGATAGAAATCATTTTGTATTGTTGTTTTACAGGTCAACAGTGATACATGGATAAGCTCGAAAGAACCGTATCTACCTAGGATTTTACCTACTAAATGTAAATTTGGAGAAATGtttgaggaagagagagagagagagagagagagagagagagagagagagagagagagagagagagagaaggggataAGTGACTTTGGAAGTTGAAGCTCGCCTAACGGATGTACAATGTTCAGAACGTGGAAGTGCGAAGCTATGCCACAAGGTTTGCATAGTGTTCCCTTGTGTTCATAGAACGAAACAACTTAGGAAGCTCTGTCTGATATCTCGTCTATGGACTATCCTTTCCTTACTAGCTCTTAACTTGGCTAATTTCGTATTAAAA includes:
- the LOC124426601 gene encoding ufm1-specific protease 2, encoding MQPKLQILSNIIERLENVITAATGHLYGIKYNDTLAIITFSIDNDSDDTFNTLSFESFLPTNLDPCGILYIRESDGNIPEAIKNHGVVLKYFLDNTNVEWYSYNNGELEKFNNIEIINENKFKEQFAYVRIQLGIPLIGENDKILDTLKKINEQISSGKVAFYFPSKKIYLFSNNDDGDVENAQLKELLNVLRTNSGSVHNINAIYANVLLQISKREPNTACKHAPVLHQAKYAFDSIEYTFNIDRLVLVNHDVTSIELYKALVKSICQYINIVIMFWKSNPYICTDYVIPLEWFYFKPRILGHLLTVPYINGWDDDNMTSCLKQLHTTLALDLTRPYFRRMNSVQFFNDVQNSDMLINPHESIPSITDGKSSIVYGLYSYHHYMQNEFDDNGWGCAYRSLQTIISWYRLQGYTNIPIPSHKEIQKCLVEIGDKPFNFIGSKQWIGSTEVGFILETLLGINIKILCASNGEEVSILVSDLAHHFDTQGTPIMIGGGVLAHTILGVNYNESSGEVKFLILDPHYTGPEKISTVINKGWCGWKTKDFWRKDSFYNMCLPQRPICI
- the LOC124426606 gene encoding mitochondrial import inner membrane translocase subunit Tim8-like; this translates as MSTILDSSSFDDDIKSKKDDNELREFLTIQEETARFNAQIHEFNELCWDKCVDKPGNKLDSRTETCLHNCVDRFIDVSLLITSRFAQLLQKSGGI
- the LOC124428054 gene encoding small ubiquitin-related modifier 3, translated to MSDEKKETKTESEHINLKVLGQDNAVVQFKIKKHTPLRKLMNAYCDRVGLAIAAVRFRFDGQPINELDTPTSLEMEEGDTIEVYQQQTGGTC
- the LOC124428014 gene encoding COP9 signalosome complex subunit 1; the protein is MFANIQPNVVEPMQVDVPAEDNDNAEEEPYIVENPTLDLEVYANSYTGLAKLYRLMYIADHCPMLRVEALKMAIAYVMTTYNVNLYTNLHKKLLQCTGSSGLPDIAAQSTSQDMLTIDQMWLESRTKKAALKLEKFDTDLKNYKSNSIKESIRRGHDDLGDHYLDCGDLVNALKCYSRARDYCTSGKHVVNMCLNVIKVSVYLQNWSHVLSYVTKAESTPDFPDLHSKDNNQAIITKLKVAAGLAELATRQYKMAARHFLQASLDHCDCPDLLSPGNVALYGGLCALATFDRHELQKQVIFSSSFKLFLELEPQLRDIIFKFYESKYASCLKLLDEIKDNILLDIYIAPHVNVLYTQIRNRALIQYFSPYLSADMRRMATAFNRTVPELEDELMQLILDGQIQARIDSHNKILYAKDVDQRSTTFEKSIGVGKEYQRRTRMLILRAAMLKKQIHVKSPQRDNTQGGEMSVAPANSSLAQRN